From the genome of Portunus trituberculatus isolate SZX2019 chromosome 5, ASM1759143v1, whole genome shotgun sequence:
aagaagaaagaaagaaagaagaagaagaacaagaacaagaagaacaagaagaagaacaagaacaagaagaagaagaagaagaagaagaagaagaagaagaaagaacaagaagaaaagaagaaaagaagaaaagaagaagaagaagaagaagaagaagaagaagaagaagaagaagaagaagaagaagaagaagaagaagaagaagaaaagaaaggagaagaagaagaagaagaagaagaagaagaagaagaagaagaagaagaaagaagaaaagaagtagaaagaagaaaagaaagaggaaaaagaaaaaagaaaaaagaagaaaaaagaacaagaacaagaaaaagaacaagaacaagaagaagaagaagaagaagaagaagaagaagaagaagaagaagaaataccattattatcaacacatcaccataacaacaacaactactactactactactactactactactactactactactactactacattaaaaTTCACtactgagaaggaggaggaggaggaggaggagaagcagaggagaaggaggaggaggaggaggaggaggaggaggaggaggaggaggaggaggagataaggacaCTGAGCCTCTCCCCACTGTAGTCCTATTAAAATTCCTGTataggcttagagagagagagagagagagagagggcgtctTACCGTGGCCCTGAAGGTGTCCCCGGTCCAGAACTGCAGTATGTCCCCAGCATTGACCAGTATTGTGCCAGGGATGGGCAGGGCGCTCACCCACGATCCGCCACGCTCCTTCACCTgacggaggagaggaggaggaggagaaggagaacaacaacaataataataataataataataataataataacaagaagaagaagaagaagaagaagaagaagaagaagaagatgaagatgatgatgatgatgatgatgaagaagaagaagaagaagaagaagaagaagaagaagaagaagaagaagaagaagaagaagaagaagaagaagaagaagaagaagaagaagaagaagatgaagacgaagacaaggacgaagaagaagaagaagaagaagaagaagaagtgccgttattatcatcacatcatcagtagcagcaggaggaggaggaggaggaggaggaggaggaggaggaggaggaggaggaggaggaggggaggaagaagaagatgaggagggggaggaggaggaagaagaaaatgaggaggaggaggaagagataattaatgaagataaaaaagttgatgtgaTTGaaatattgcacacacacacacacacacacacacacacacacacacacacacacacacacacacacacacacacacacacacacacacacccggtagctcagtggttagagcgctggcttgacaagccagaggaccggggttcgattccccgggcgggtggagatatttgggtgtgtctgctttgacgtgtaggtggtgttcacctagcagtgagtaggtacgggatgtaaatcgaggagttgtgaccttgttgtcccggtgtgtggtgtgtgcctggtctcaggcctagcccaagatcggaaataatgagctctgacctcgttccgtagggtaacgtctggctgtctcgtcagagactgcaccagatcaaacagtgaatcacacacacacacacacacacacacacacacacacacacacacacacacacacctccaggcCTCCCCTGGTGTCCTGGAACAGAAGGGTCACTGTGCCATAGTCAGTGTGGGCGCCGCAGCGTGTCACCCCTTCGTCAGCGCCTTCGTCAGCGGGGAGGGCGGGGTAGTACAGAAGGCGCATGCTGGAGGAGTTTTTGAGCCCAGCCAGTCCCTTGTGTCTCTTGACGAAGTACGATCTTTCTAATCCTATGTGTGGCGATACAAATGGTGTTAGATTCCCTTTGAGGAGGATTACAGTCTTGGATCCCTTAAAATACGCGTTTGGAGGCTTATATAGTGAAGAAACATGGTAGAATTCCACAAACACCCTCCAGTACCCCAGATACATGAGAACacccaccaaaaacacaccagaacaccttaaaaacacaccgtGACAACCCAAACACCCCcgaacacacaccacaacacaccaaacacactccaaacacaccacaaccccCTAAACACAGCCTCCAATACTCCAAATGCATCTCGAACACACCAGAACACCCCAAATACGTCTTCCAACACCACCAGGAAaccccaaacacctcaaaacacaccccaaacacaccacaccatcccAAACACACTAGATCatcccaaacacaccaccacaacaccacacactacgacaccccaaacaccccaaaacaaaccccaaacacacaacaccaccccaaacacaccccacaacaccccaaaTACACTCCAcgacaccccaaacaccccaaatacaCCTTAAAcacaccactacaacaccataAACACATTACAACACCATAACACCCCAAATACATCACAAACACCCCAGATACACCACAAACACATCCTAAACACACtacaacacctcaaacacacccacataACACCACAAATACATCAcaccaccccaaacacacaccaaacacaccacaaaaatgccaaaccacaaacacaccaccacaacaccacaaacatacccaaacacactaCAACACCCCCAAatacaccccacaacacccgaTTACAtcacaaacaccccaaatacaccctaaacacatcctaaacacactacaccacctcaaacacacccagcaacaccacaaatacatcacaccaccccaaacacacacacacacacacacacacacacacacacacacacacaccgcgtagtgtagtggttagcacgctcgactcacaatcgagagggcagggttcgagtcccggagcggcgaggcaaatgggcaagcctcttaatgtgtggcccctgttcacctagcagtaaataggtacgggatgtaactggaggggttgtggcctcgctgtcccggtgtgtggagtgtgttgtggtgtgttaatgtgtagggtgtgttcacccagcagtaaataggtacgggatgtaactcgaggggttgtggcctcgctgtcccggtgtgtggagtgtgttgtggtctgttaatgtgtagggtgtgttcacctagcagtaaataggtacgggatgtaactcgaggggttgtggcctcgctgtcccggtgtgtggagtgtgttgtggtgtgttaatgtgtgggtgtgttcacctagcagtaaataggtacgggatgtaactggaggggttgtggcctcgctgtcccggtgtgtggagtgtgttgtggtgtgttaatgtgtgggtgtgttcacctagcagtaaataggtacgggatgtaactggagggttgtggcctcgctgtcccggtgtgtggagtgtgttgtggtgtgttaatgtgtggggtgtgttcacctagcagtaaataggtacgggatgtaactggaggggttgtggcctcgctgtcccggtgtgtggagtgtgttgtggtgtgttaatgtgtgggtgtgttcacctagcagtaaataggtacaggatgtaactggaggggttgtggcctcgctgtcccggtgtgtggagtgtgttgtggtgtgttaatgtgtgggtgtgttcacctagcagtaaataggtacaggatgtaactggagggttgtggcctcgctgtcccggtgtgtggagtgtgttgtggtgtgttaatgtgtggggtgtgttcacctagcagtaaataggtacaggatgtaactggaggggttgtggcctcgctgtcccggtgtgtggagtgtgttgtggtgtgttaatgtgtagggtgtgttcacctagcagtaaataggtacaggatgtaactggaggggttgtggcctcgctgtcccggtgtgtggagtgtgttgtggtgtgttaatgtgtggggtgtgttcacctagcagtaaataggtacaggatgtaactggagggttgtggcctcgctgtcccggtgtgtggagtgtgttgtggtgtgttaatgtgtgggtgtgttcacctagcagtaaataggtacgggtgtaactggaggggttgtggcctcgctgtcccggtgtgtggagtgtgttgtggtctgttaatgtgtagggtgtgttcacccagcagtaaataggtacgggatgtaactcgaggggttgtggcctcgctgtcccggtgtgtggagtgtgttgtggtgtgttaatgtgtagggtgtgttcacccagcagtaaataggtacgggatgtaactcgaggggttgtggcctcgctgtcccggtgtgtggagtgtgttgtggtctcagtcctacccgaagatcggtctatgagctctgagctcgctccgtaatggggaagactggctgggtgaccagcagacgaccgaggtgaattacacaccacaCTTACCCAGAGCAATGGCCATGGCGGTGAGAAGCCTGGAGGAGAGGGTGCTGCATTTCTCAAACAAGGTCCTGGTGGCGGGGCGGAGGCTGGCAAGCTCCTGGTCTGGGAAGGTGCCATCTGGTGTGTGGATGTCAAAACTCTCCCTCAGCTCTTGTATGTTGCTCACCTCTGTCAGTCTGTGGGAAGGACAGAATGGAGGTCAAGGAAGAGAGGTCACAAgagttggttgggttgggttggattaggttgggttgggttaggggtTGGTTTGCAAgagttggttgggttgggttggattaggttgggttagattaggttgggttggaatgggttgggttgtgttgggttgaaTTGgatggggttgggttgggttgggttgggttgggttaggttaggttagtattggtttgggttgggtaaggttgggttggtttgcgttaggataggttaggttaggttgagttggattgagttaggttaggttaggttgggttgtgttatggtgtgttgggttgggttcctGTCGTGTCTGTCATTGGATTGCACACCACAGCTATACTCTggcactctggaactccct
Proteins encoded in this window:
- the LOC123515886 gene encoding UPF0676 protein C1494.01-like isoform X1, which codes for MPSIPIIDLGELGLPAQPSEEEWQRVAREIKSAFQDIGFVYLSNHGIPQGEIDEVFGVAEDFFTLEDSTKRRYLRGVQTIQGYTAPNQERLTEVSNIQELRESFDIHTPDGTFPDQELASLRPATRTLFEKCSTLSSRLLTAMAIALGLERSYFVKRHKGLAGLKNSSSMRLLYYPALPADEGADEGVTRCGAHTDYGTVTLLFQDTRGGLEVKERGGSWVSALPIPGTILVNAGDILQFWTGDTFRATEHRVLLTSSRSKARQSVVFFVHPDGDVVVEPLDGSGKYTPVQAKQHAIRRFSETYTI
- the LOC123515886 gene encoding UPF0676 protein C1494.01-like isoform X2; this translates as MPSIPIIDLGELGLPAQPSEEEWQRVAREIKSAFQDIGFVYLSNHGIPQGEIDEVFGVAEDFFTLEDSTKRRYLRGVQTIQGYTAPNQERLTEVSNIQELRESFDIHTPDGTFPDQELASLRPATRTLFEKCSTLSSRLLTAMAIALGLERSYFVKRHKGLAGLKNSSSMRLLYYPALPADEGADEGVTRCGAHTDYGTVTLLFQDTRGGLEVKERGGSWVSALPIPGTILVNAGDILQFWTGDTFRATFEE